ttgCCCGGTCAAGTTGTCAACCTAATTCCCTGAAAagtccaggttttccaggtagagTAAACGCCCCGATCGTGACAAAATGCCCCCTCCCCCCCATCCCCCGGAGATGTtaagtaatttaagtacggttccTTACCGGATAAGGCGAATACTGAGGTGTCCCAGCTGGAGAGACAACAGGCCTCAAGGAAAACCTCCTTCCTTGCGTAACAGATGGAAGTTGTGCTACAGTGCGTCTGCTATAAGCAGGTGTCGAGGTGCCCGAATTTTCCACAGGCCTCAAAGAGAACCTCCTGGAAGCAGCATTCTGGGCAGCTGTAATAGTATTCTGCTGACTCTGACTTGCAGAAGCCAACTCTGGATGCTGTGAGAAGAGTGTAAAGAGACTGGGAAGCTTCGGTGGAGTTAAAGAAGCAGTTCCCATCTTCCTCGGAGGCTTTCTGGAGAAATCTTCAGGAGCTCCGACCCTAGTAAGAGCTCTGATGAAGTCAGCCAACGACGTCTCCTCCAGAAGACCTTCTAACCCCGTGTTTCCAGCCCCTGTATGAGTAAAATAAGCACGAGATGTGGAGGTTCTAGAAGAGTGATTCCTAGTCATCTGTGACTGCAGAGCTTCCCTATCCCTTTCGTCAATTTCTCCAACTGATACAGTGCTTCTCGTGTAATCTTCTGATGACTTTTTGTTGGACAAGTTTCGCATCCATCTTGGCAGAAAACTCTTCTGGACTGATTTTGGCAAAGCTATGGAAGAGAACTTGGATCTGACGTCCTTGACGGTGGATCTACGGGATTTGATCATCTCCTGGATTTTGCTGGAAGCCGCTGGTCCTGACCAGGTCCACTCTCCATTATCCTGGAGGTAACTGATGTCTGGTTTCTCTAATCTGACTTCGCTGCAGGCTCTGGATCTTGGTTTCGGGTAAGAGATCTTGTCGCCTCCTAATATCCACTCAGAATCGTTCCAAGGAACTTCACTGGCTAGGATCTCTTTTTCGCTGAAGCCTTGGATGCCTTCTTTAGTTTCGGTTTCTTCTTCATCGTCAGGGGGTGGAATGTAGCCTAGAATGTTGACGAGACGAGCCAGTAATTCTGCTGGTTGGACCATTGCGTGAGTTGCGAAGGTTGCGTTCTTGTCGATTCGTTGAAGGTCTGTTTCAGACACTACGCGAGCCACTCGAACCtggaaaatttgattgattattttcggttctaatttttttcgttggaaaatatTTAAGGGTCGTTGACTCACCAGAGGAACGACTTCACTGTTGGCTCTTCTTCTGGGACACGGAGGCTCGGGGATTTCAAGACCGCCGTAGATGAGTTCCCTCAAATCTGGGAAGCTGTTGCTTCTTGGGAATTTGGGAGTCGGCGTATCGTAATCCCATTCATCCACATAAACTCTCTAAGCagacaaaatttcatttaaattaaatagagGACCCCTTTATCTTACAAGGTTTTGAtccattttaaagaattatgaacAGAAATTCGGGAAATTAACAAACAAGAagctttgaaagtttttaaggtattttctaaacgtttttcttcttctaattATATAGATTAGAAGGACTAACTATAAGGAGAAACTAAATccctaaaataaatcaattatatagtTACAGATAAAAAACATCTTTATAGAGGTAACAGGCTTCACAGACCAAACTTCTCTACGAACAGGGaaaataaggagatttttcacgaaaataatattcaagatcaaatattgcattttcaaagaagCGATGAATATTCttctaaactgatgaatcttcaaccccaaaaaatgtatttaaaaaaaagtagttcaacttttccccaattagttgaattttcaaaacaaaaaataaattctcaatgaaaaatttaacagttttgatttttctgccgaaaaatattgaaatattaagacaaaacagttaaattcatataaaaagacgaattttcgacaaaaaattcaagtcaagaaagaaaaaaatttcaaataaattgagcagttgaattttcaactcgaaatcatctattttcagaaacaaaaatgaaatgaattttttacaaattagttcaactttgaaccaaattgtttaaagattaaaacaaattgatgaattttctataaaatagacaaaatttttaaccggaaattattaacttttaacaacaaaaaatgcattttgaacaaagtagttcaaccatgtagttgaactttcacacaaaaaatatgaattcttaaccaaaaatgtaacagtttttatatttgaaccaaaacatattttatttttaaattcaaaaacagttgaatccgtccagaaaaggtgaattttcaacaaattagatgaattttcaggccaaaaaagacaaaaagaacattaatatttagcaaagtagttttacttttaaccaaattatggAATACgtaaaaaaaaggacaaaaaacagctgatttaaaaaatatatatatttatcagtcaagaaagaattttttctaaccaaattgttgaattttcaggccaaaaaacaagttttttcacaaagaagttgaattttcaacctgtaattatgaattttcagcaaaaaaggtaCTTTTAACTAACTGTTTCAACCTTCACCTaagtttagcttttaaccaaaagagatgaattttcaatgaaaaacgtaatagttttgatttttctaccaaaaaagattgaaatttgaaGACCAGAACTgttgaattcattcaaaaatacgaagtgtgaacaaagtagtttattttttaaacaaacgagaCTTTTTagtcagaaaagaaaaaaagactcaaaaaatgtaacagttgaattttcaactcgaaattatcaattttcatcaaacaaagataacatgaatttttaacagcttagttaaaatgttgaattttcaacaaagaaatttatttttcaaatcagatttttcaatcaagaaagggaaaaatttcaaacaaattaataaattttaattaaaaatacgcattttctacaataaaaaattgaattttcaactcgaaattatcaattttcaacagcaaacgaagaaattttaaactactttcaaccaagaagatgaattatgaacccaaaattatgaattaaaaaaaaagataatttttcaactgaatggtTGAAAATGGGATAAAGGGTTGAAGAGagaaataggggggggggggggctgtgaAGCCTGTCACGAAATAagaagaaattttgatttaattttaaaccccaaAAAAGTGTCCACCCATGCCAACGTTTTACCTGTAAAACCTTTTTTCGCTTGGACCATATCTTTTATTCGTTTTTTggattataaaactaaaattttttaaattcaagaaaagtcTTCTATCAGTTCTAAATTATGGCGAGtttttttcagatataaattCGATTATcactagtgaataataataaaaaatataaagaaaattgaccttttttagaattttttgaaaatgtacaaaatacatgttttttgaaTTGAGTATAATGTacacattttagaaaaatgaagctGAAGTTACTAAAGGGCATATGCCAGTATGTAGCGTGAACAATTATTACATTTGATTATATTCGTCGACTTTAGAAATAGAAAAGTAATatatattgtgtttaaaattttgaaaatatttcaaaatatgcacTTCGGTCTGGCTTCTTTGAGtttttactttgtttaaataatgaaattttaatcattctatttTAGCTACGGCTCTAAAGCCCTGTTCTCAGTTatattctggattaaaaattaataaaatcgcaTTACTTAAGCAAAATAGAATCTCAAATGGCCCAGGCGGATGTGccgttatataatttttaaaccatttcccgaaatttccacacaaaactctttaaattataaagccgctgaatataaattataaactttgtAACTGGTTGCGTGAAACTTTAATTtgttctcttaaaattgaaaaaaaacattaatttcaatttcagtttCGATATattccactttttcaaaaatgtatatatttaatttaatccataaacttttttctgcacatttgaaaaaatgattaattaagcataatttcaattatatatataaaaaatttgccataattttgaaaacattaggAAAATTTTGCTtagcataaatatttaataacaaaaaaaaaaatctggaaaacgaATCAGCTTAGTATTCAATCGATTTTTCaaaggaaacttaaaaaaatgttcaaaacttaaaaatgtctAGAAACGAGATACCCATatgatataaaaagttttcgatacTAAATTCAATCCCCTTTTAATCCTGTTTTCacctaaaatcaaaaaatgaaccaCTGTGGTATCTGTGAGTTTAGAAAATTTGGATCAAACTGCTTATCAAGGATTGCCATTTACCTTGACTTTGGACAATTGCAGTTCGTTGAAGACCCTTCTGAAATAActgatttctttattaaattcattCCAAATCTTGCTTTGAGTAATCTTGAAATTCATGGCCAGTTTGTGCTCGATTCTTGCAATTTGTTTGCTCCTCATCCCTCGAGCGATGAAGGTCATGATCATGACGATGTAACCCAATCCGAAGGATATCCAACAAATCAGGAAAGTCTTGTACAATATAAAAAAGACCCCACTTCCTTTCGAGTTGTCTTGTCCtaaagaatttaatcaaattgttgattgTTTTCTACAGTTATGATTAAGGATTCTGATCTGATGATAGCGTCTCATTCTACCAAACATTACTTACTTTATAGAATCCAATACGCTTGCATGAATCAAATCGGCGTTATGAGAACATGTCATGATAGTAAAAAAGTTCGAATCATTCATACGAAAACAACAGTAGTAGATATAATTTCTCTACTAGATTGGAAACGAAGACTAAAATCAGCGAATTGATTATAAAACAAAACATAACATCTATGACTAATCTTCATATAGTGGAACGGATTGGCTAATTTTAATAAAGCGCAAGAAAAGTCTTTAAATTAGTTCCAGTTTTAAGTGAAGAATGAAAAGAATGATCTAAACTTGTAAAGCATTAATTATCAGTTGATGAAGAATGTTATAAGCATAAAGCCAGAAATGCATGTCTAACCTGCCACATAATCTCCAAAGCCTATAGTCGTCAGTGTGACGAATGCGTAGTAAACAGCCTCGTCGTAAGCCCATCCCTCGTAGTAGGAAAAGAGGAACGCAGGAAAGAAAATAAACATTACAAATCCTGGTATCAGGTATATAAAAATCTGCATCGCCAGTCCAGCTTTCCTCTTTTCCAGGGGTTTGTTCTTTTTTTGACATTCATTATGGTCCTGTTGATatgatttgtattttttgtggGCCTTGACGAAGACCTGTCCGAAGAACTCACCCAGTTGAGTGAGCAGAATTCCATTCATCGGTATTCCAATTAGACCATAGAAGATCATCAAAATCCGACCTAGCATGTTCGTCGGGGCCAAATTTCCATAgcctataaattatatttttttaatattgaggaATATTAGGGATATTTGGATATATAGATCCTTAAATAGGGGTTACGACCCTtttttttaccccccccccttttttagGGCGTTGTAGCTCTGTGGAGAATCCTCAtcgtttcgatttttaaaaaaatcataaacagaAACTCAAGACTTTAGAAagtaagaagttttaaaaaagatttttttatagcgatttataaaaattcctaaaatatttattttatatttttctagattCGAAGGATATCATCCACACTGAAGAAATGGCTAAtgttttctagaataataaatattttttcttaaaaatttgggaaataatagcgaGCATGCTAACGGGCGTCCCTGCATACTTTTttctggtttaattaaaaaagtctttttttggcCAAATTTGATTAAGTTGCATGGCGTTTAGGAAATTGTATCGATTTTATcaatgttagattcccccggctcaataaatattttgtcttcaaaatctggagaatgatggcgaacatgctaacggacgtccctgaaCACTTTTTGTGtggattaattctaaaaaaatttacttttgctaaaaacgtgtgtgtatatttcaaggttatgtgtgttataattcTCCTGAGCGTTACttctaaactacacaatatttttggccgaaaactttggacttacaaataaacattgtaactaatgtcccggaactaaccttgtttgtaggcaatcgaaaaaaaaattttctttataaataatttccaaattatcggaatgacagagctgaaaaacAACCCtagcctcaaaataatgcacatgcataaaatttgtatttcgcacaataatctttttttgttagtatccctcaaaaaagtggccggggacgtccgttatgatattttatagcatctctgaattcagctttaaaaaatttttatttttgtggaaaagaagctgggggaactgtacccgattgacctcacgacgaagtatcacatgcccttaatcaatTCTAAAGttgcaaatcggaaaaatctTTACCAGGCTTTACGGACCAAAATTATCTGAAAACGGgaaataaggagatttttcatgaatatagggggataaattctttttaatgaaattaatgaaagtaTACTActaataagttaaaatttaaaacgattcaaaCTTCTAATATTTTAcgtataaatattacattttcaaNNNNNNNNNNNNNNNNNNNNNNNNNNNNNNNNNNNNNNNNNNNNNNNNNNNNNNNNNNNNNNNNNNNNNNNNNNNNNNNNNNNNNNNNNNNNNNNNNNNNcacacactactcctttcccctgccgagtgagtcacgcctaccccgaaagggaaatggcttaatggtgtaataataataataataataataataataaaaaaatacaatttttggctgaaaaacctCGGTTATACTTATAATTCGAGACAAGATTCATGACCAGACTCAAAGAGAGACTCAAGACTAAAAACGAATTTCTACGAGGCTCGATACGAGGTTTAAACGGCGACTCAAGACGATATTCGATACAAGACCTGAGACGAGTGTTGAAAAGATATTTGAGACGAAACTCAAGAAAAGGCTctattatacatatatatgaGATTCGAGGCGATACTCATTATGAGTCTTGCAAAGATACTCGAGACGAGCCTCGAGGCGAAATACGAGACGAGATAAGACCCGAGAcgaaattcaatacaaaaatttaggcGAGTCTTGAGAGGAAATTTTAGACGAGATTCGAGACGAGGCGGTATTGGAGACTAGGTGACTAGGCAAGATTCCAAACGAAACTAAATTCGAGACGAGGCTTGAGAAGGCATTCGTTACGAGACTTGAGACTCTGAAAGAGATTCGAGACGAGACGCTAGGTAAGCTATTATTATCAActaaacgatttgaaattaaaaatttgaaaattttgttgcctAAAATCAAaacataacaacatttttttggtgtgcacaatttttttcaagcttGAATGAACTTCATATACGTTTAATTTTTGACATTCCGTTTTcaaactttgtaaatttttattggtgttaatttgaataaaaataatagagagaataaaatttattggtgttattttattggttattttgaaattattcaattgtgaAATTCTTCAATTACAATTGAAACCGCTCAattttgatcgctttgaatttaaaaaaatacaattttaacttatttctaacgaaaatgtccaatttttcaaattgtagtctataatgctttaattttaacagcttctgattaaaaaatattcagtttcaaataatttcaattttaaacgcttttactTAGAAATTATAGAAGTGTAATGCCTTTTCATTCCATTcaaaatattgtcctttttttaaatttctgctaaTCCAAAATTACTTCATTTGGaacgttttctatttaaaatcgcttaacatattttttttaaaatctctaacgCTTTCAATCTGAAATCCGGGTGCGCGTGCATTTCCTGCTACTAATATTAATTATCTTCGATTGTATCAATTATGGATTTTCGAACGAAAATGTTTCTCTTCTAGTCAAACAGCATTCTTTAGACGTAGTTTAACCAGATTTCGGAAACTACTTTTCATTTCCGGTTTAAAATATGTTCTAATTGCAAATTCCTCAGAATAATTTGAATGCTTGAGTAACTAGTTAGTTCACTTTAGAATGAGTTCTCACTATCtcgtttttcaattcaaattcatTAGTTGATTCCTATGATCTACTTCAATATTTGAGATCTCCGACTGATCctaataaactgtttaaataccatttcgaaaatataatttctcgtgaaaaaatattagttctaGATCCCTAAAAGTATAAacctgttcttaaaatttttgaaaataatacatgcatatagaaaaataattttctttctccTTGGATTCGTATTTATGCATTTTCCTGTTATTGGCAAAATCTGGTTTATTGTTAAATTCATACACGTGTCAATAAGGAAAGGATTTAAATCGTAAATCAGAAAGCTTCCGATTTAAAATATGCAAGGAGACTTTTCAGAAGCATTAGTGAACGTTGTAAGTAATCATGTGATTTGGTTTATTATTCTTGACGTCAAAATGGTAAAAtccaatataaaaaagtatagatTGTATGACTCAAGTATCTTTCATGAAAAAAGCATTGAGGCGATTACTCTTTTTGGAGAAATAATCGTTTATTAGATTACTCTGCAGGTGATCACTACTAATTTTGAAAGGTGGCTACCTTCCAGTCAATTACGACCATTTATCTTATCAGTTGACATTTATTAACGTCACTGACAGTTTGTTCAATTGGTCAGTTTAAAAATACCCAGGTATGGAAGTGTGAGAAAAAAGGACAATTGAAACAGTTGAATACGCAAACTCTTCCTTCTTCAATTGAATAATTCTCTATTtgttaaattgcataattttcaagATCAGACACTTAATCAAAAAACAATAACGCGATTAAGGAATAATTGCACCTTTAGCAGCTGCGcaaatgcaaaataataaaaattcattcgtaTACGTGAAATGCAAAATAAGTCTCCATTAGCATTGTAATTAATCTATGCGTAGTATGTGGAGCAATCTTGAATTTTTAGGACACAGCAATAAAGGCCAAGGTTTAgaaatcacaaaatttatttccttgccttgaaactattttttaatttattttgcgtcTGGTCAGGACGACTTATTGTTTCTTTCCCATTTTATTACACGAAAGAGGACAAATAGATAGTTtagggaatattttttttaataacctaaacatgtttatgttttaatttatcttttgtagagagctagataataaataaaataaaaaattcgctctttaattaaattgagaaatgttgaTCATTTAATGCAGTGGTTTAATTAGTAATTTAACTCGTCATTATGCGCGAAAATAATGCTAAATCGGTTATCAATTAATGCAAGACGAGACGTATTATTACGTCgattaattgatttcaaaagataataaTTGTGTGCTATTGAGCACAAAGTCGCAGATATCAGTTTAGAGCTTATCGATCGTATTTACTGAGATCTCGATGTTTcggttttgatggaaaattaatttttatcttttacttaGAATCACCGCGTTTGATGCATTTATGTAAGTGATATGATGTGTTGTAtatcagaaatttattgaattgaaacaacaataaaaattttatccgcCAAGCACGATTATAAATCACTTATACTATCACAGGATTTGAGGCTGAACAAATTTTAAGTGggaagtctttaaaaaataacaattttaatagaagCTGTcaatttggaacaattttaaaattaaatgtttccagagtagaacaatttcaaattgagaaattcaagtgaaaaaagtttaaacttaaaaaaaaaattatttccatttttaatctaactTCTgcataaaaatcaacaattttatataacaagactttaactatgaaattttttaagtcaatcattcaaaatattcagCAATAATTTCGTAGTTTAAGTTTCGAGAAATAATCATCCTTATTTGAAACCTTTCTCAAAAATCAAAAtaccaaaagtattaaaattaaacaattaaaaaatcgagtaaataaaattttgaatacagcaattttaagttaaaattgagaattatatgatttccaaaatagatgcatttgaaatattaaaaaaatttaaaaaacgcgtTCAGTAAATTAAAACAATGGAACAATTTCAAATAGAAGATGTCTAGAATGATCTTTAGGGTggtaaatcaaaaaataaatttgaaattttgtttgggaTAATGGCAAGTTTTTATGTTCCAAAAAAAAGTGAATGTGTTTTTTTCTCTACAACAGACGTTTATGAGTTCCGCCGACCCTCTAAATTTTCCCATTAAAAATATATGGGGAAactctatttttaataatattattttattattattattaataatatttcatcatAGATGATTTtcaatactaaaattaaaaagttccatgtatttttctaataaataattattgtttaaatcattcctgtttgttttaacaataatttacagACTTTATCGCAAATTATTGGCTTCCTTGCAATAAGATAACTAATTAGGCtaaatgaaaaatgagaaaattcgattttatttgttgctaattgtttaaatgtaacttttgactGAAATAAGTCAGAATGGGgtagttttttgcaattttgtcaagaaattttatgaatttcacttattttaattaaGTTAGTGAAAAGTATCAACATAAAAAAGCTgatgaaatctgttgaaaaattttaaataccataCCTACCATACTTCTGTAGAATtcgttaataaatttaaaaatacatatttttctatttcatgtcagcaaaaaatgatatttaaacaacaaaattattgtaagcaacaacaaagaatgttgaatgaaCCTTTCCGATTTCTTTATTGCCTAATTAATTTAACCTGTTGTAAAGGTACcgataattttcgatcaaatgtgaaaaaagaattgtatagacaagtaaaaattaatcaaaaaatatatgaaactttTATATTCGACCATGAAAAATTAAATGGCATAATACAATCCTAATTGTAATG
This Belonocnema kinseyi isolate 2016_QV_RU_SX_M_011 chromosome 3, B_treatae_v1, whole genome shotgun sequence DNA region includes the following protein-coding sequences:
- the LOC117169872 gene encoding open rectifier potassium channel protein 1 yields the protein MSKKQWMVLLMLFLTYLLLGASIFYHIESRLEVEKVRKAIEERIEINGYGNLAPTNMLGRILMIFYGLIGIPMNGILLTQLGEFFGQVFVKAHKKYKSYQQDHNECQKKNKPLEKRKAGLAMQIFIYLIPGFVMFIFFPAFLFSYYEGWAYDEAVYYAFVTLTTIGFGDYVAGQDNSKGSGVFFILYKTFLICWISFGLGYIVMIMTFIARGMRSKQIARIEHKLAMNFKITQSKIWNEFNKEISYFRRVFNELQLSKVKRVYVDEWDYDTPTPKFPRSNSFPDLRELIYGGLEIPEPPCPRRRANSEVVPLVRVARVVSETDLQRIDKNATFATHAMVQPAELLARLVNILGYIPPPDDEEETETKEGIQGFSEKEILASEVPWNDSEWILGGDKISYPKPRSRACSEVRLEKPDISYLQDNGEWTWSGPAASSKIQEMIKSRRSTVKDVRSKFSSIALPKSVQKSFLPRWMRNLSNKKSSEDYTRSTVSVGEIDERDREALQSQMTRNHSSRTSTSRAYFTHTGAGNTGLEGLLEETSLADFIRALTRVGAPEDFSRKPPRKMGTASLTPPKLPSLFTLFSQHPELASASQSQQNTITAAQNAASRRFSLRPVENSGTSTPAYSRRTVAQLPSVTQGRRFSLRPVVSPAGTPQYSPYPENESEPPPYTNESFKVECPKEPLMHSEGAPGVSEPISTSTGARRFSLRPAQLDNPSLSSATPVSLNPQPAQQTRVLPRWKAGMLQRQISKKNLQRRVRAFSLSDVHSDIMDRNTGISPLAFDKSRTVTTLVGQKDLPSKSTGRVTASSIQKTVTIVSPQHQALSSRTSDSKQGLTVKRGYSESEAEPESSSLRRSRGPSSSPETSWDNASQFYKESSPKSNLFDGFSKSSAGSQSPENNLLSFTLGSSDYETRLPDTSREGVVNPMFAGLKTYPSSQGATKLATVYSDDRLSSQDTDHSDDSFTSQCVIALKKKSATNLPELGSKVKGRQSPPGEKEPSKNEPSGEISKPDLPIDSREPQSSVTRKSQSNLSSRSGDEKTGERKVSIVSIEPWAESTRRNSTISQTHTRGRRNSSGAKSPNLLEVKVEKSASSSSSDNFKATIEVSVDAEGSLTEVKVEESKSGTSSESIAKKSCPK